A window of Xylophilus sp. GW821-FHT01B05 contains these coding sequences:
- a CDS encoding tripartite tricarboxylate transporter substrate binding protein: MALWALPLMVLGGGGAYAQSYPVKPVQLVVPFPPGGATDIVGRLVAQKLGERMGQPVVVENRGGAGTIIGASYVAKAAPDGYTLLISSGSTFTVNPAINPHLPYDAVKSFEPIALVAQVPLLLVANAQVPVNNITQLITAVRAEPGKYVYGSFGTGTTGHFAGEQLLSATGLAMQHVPYKGSTPAITDLIGGQIPFSIDTIAATLPHIKSGKLKAIAVTGAKRSSLLPNVPTVAESGYPDFDADSWLAVVAPRGIPDEAKKRLEKALAEAMAEPEVKDKLLANGLAPSYAPAATVVGLIDRDLPRMRAIAQRANIRAD; this comes from the coding sequence ATGGCGCTATGGGCATTGCCCTTGATGGTGCTGGGTGGTGGCGGCGCCTATGCGCAGAGCTATCCCGTCAAGCCCGTGCAGCTGGTGGTGCCGTTCCCGCCGGGCGGCGCCACCGACATCGTCGGGCGCCTGGTGGCGCAGAAGCTGGGCGAGCGCATGGGCCAGCCGGTGGTGGTGGAGAACCGGGGCGGCGCCGGCACCATCATCGGCGCCAGCTATGTGGCCAAGGCCGCGCCCGATGGCTATACGCTGCTCATCAGCTCGGGCTCGACCTTCACGGTCAACCCGGCCATCAACCCGCACCTGCCCTACGACGCGGTCAAGAGCTTTGAGCCCATCGCGCTGGTGGCGCAGGTGCCCTTGCTGCTGGTGGCCAATGCGCAGGTGCCCGTCAACAACATTACGCAGTTGATCACCGCCGTGCGCGCGGAGCCAGGCAAGTATGTCTACGGCTCTTTTGGCACGGGCACCACCGGGCATTTCGCGGGCGAGCAGTTGCTGAGCGCCACTGGCCTCGCCATGCAGCACGTGCCCTACAAGGGCAGCACGCCGGCCATCACCGATTTGATTGGTGGGCAGATCCCGTTCTCTATCGACACCATTGCGGCCACGCTGCCGCACATCAAGTCCGGCAAGCTCAAAGCGATTGCCGTGACCGGGGCCAAGCGCTCCAGCCTGCTGCCCAACGTGCCCACCGTGGCAGAAAGCGGCTACCCCGATTTCGACGCGGATTCGTGGCTGGCCGTCGTTGCACCGCGCGGCATCCCCGATGAGGCCAAGAAGCGCCTGGAGAAGGCGCTGGCCGAGGCCATGGCCGAGCCCGAGGTCAAGGACAAGCTGCTGGCCAACGGCCTGGCGCCCAGCTATGCGCCGGCCGCCACGGTCGTCGGTCTGATCGACCGCGACCTGCCACGCATGCGGGCCATTGCCCAGCGCGCCAACATCCGTGCCGACTGA
- the mdeB gene encoding alpha-ketoglutarate dehydrogenase → MDTRNRFGTVVEPDRMDPQELNEWCAALDGLLAAWGPQQGAERVRTLLDALLAHARRNRLSWQPDPVTPYVNTVPVEAQPAYPGDLDMERRLSAILRWNALAMVVRANAAHGELGGHIASYASAADLFEVGFQHFFHGPQAEHGADLVFFQPHSAPGVYARAFLEGRLGEDSLCHYRQEIMAQAQGIQGLSSYPHPWLMPDFWQFPTGSMGIGPINAIYQARFMRYLEHRGLQQTAGRRVWGFFGDGEMDEPESIAALTLAAREQLDNCTFVINCNLQRLDGPVRGNGRIGDELESLFAGTGWNVVKCLWGSEWDALLARDHGHAITRAFAQTVDGEFQTLSANDGAFNRASFFSKTPELQALVAHLSDEDIDQLRRGGHDPAKIHAAFAQATQTRGRPSVVLAKTMKGYGMGAVAQGRMTTHQQKKLDRDALLAFRDRFQLPLSDAQVAAAAFHKPDDDSPEMRYLQARRAALGGYLPQRRPTAPSLPVPTVEHSAAFALQAEGKAMSTTMAFVRQLGNLLKDPVLGPRIVPIVADEARTFGMANLFRQVGIYAPFGQLYQPEDAASMLSYREVKDGQILEEGITEAGALSSWTAAATSYSTHGLAMLPFYIYYSMFGFQRVGDLIWAAADQRARGFLIGATSGRTTLGGEGLQHQDGSSHLSASTIANCRAYDPAFAGELAVIVDHGARRMLTEQADEFYYITVTNENVENPSLPASAHADVIRGMHLLRPGPARPRRVQLLGSGAIMGEVLKAAAQLEAEHGIAADVWSVTSYIELAREGIEQERAWRQGTRATVGSWFEQQLGPTAGPIIAATDYVRALPEMVRAFIPAGRRYLTLGTDGFGRSDSRAALRAYFEVDAAAIVQASLRAEQELSSARSATERRELAEVMSLASI, encoded by the coding sequence ATGGACACACGCAACCGCTTTGGCACGGTCGTCGAGCCCGACCGCATGGACCCGCAAGAGCTGAACGAATGGTGCGCGGCGCTGGATGGCCTGCTGGCGGCCTGGGGGCCGCAGCAGGGCGCCGAGCGCGTGCGCACCCTGCTGGATGCGCTGCTGGCGCATGCCCGGCGCAACCGGCTGTCGTGGCAGCCGGACCCGGTCACGCCTTACGTGAACACGGTGCCGGTCGAGGCCCAGCCGGCCTACCCGGGCGACCTGGACATGGAGCGGCGCCTGTCCGCCATTCTGCGCTGGAATGCGCTGGCCATGGTGGTGCGCGCCAATGCCGCGCACGGCGAGCTGGGCGGGCACATCGCCAGCTATGCCTCGGCGGCGGACCTGTTCGAGGTGGGCTTCCAGCACTTCTTTCACGGCCCGCAGGCCGAGCACGGGGCCGACCTGGTGTTCTTCCAGCCGCACTCGGCGCCCGGGGTGTACGCGCGCGCCTTTCTGGAGGGCCGCCTGGGCGAGGATTCGCTGTGCCACTACCGCCAGGAAATCATGGCGCAGGCCCAGGGCATACAGGGACTCAGCTCTTACCCGCACCCCTGGTTGATGCCCGACTTCTGGCAGTTCCCGACCGGCTCCATGGGCATAGGGCCGATCAACGCCATCTACCAGGCGCGCTTCATGCGCTACCTGGAGCACCGCGGCCTGCAGCAGACGGCGGGCCGGCGCGTGTGGGGCTTTTTTGGCGATGGCGAGATGGACGAGCCCGAGTCCATCGCCGCGCTCACACTGGCCGCACGCGAGCAGTTGGACAACTGCACCTTCGTCATCAACTGCAACCTGCAGCGGCTTGACGGGCCGGTGCGCGGCAACGGCCGCATCGGGGATGAGCTGGAATCGCTCTTTGCCGGCACCGGCTGGAATGTGGTCAAGTGCCTGTGGGGCTCGGAGTGGGATGCGCTGCTGGCGCGCGACCACGGGCACGCCATCACACGCGCCTTCGCGCAGACGGTGGATGGCGAATTCCAGACCCTGTCGGCCAATGACGGCGCCTTCAACCGCGCCAGCTTCTTCAGCAAGACGCCAGAGCTGCAGGCGCTGGTCGCGCACTTGTCCGACGAAGACATAGACCAGCTGCGCCGTGGCGGCCACGACCCGGCCAAGATCCACGCCGCCTTCGCGCAGGCCACGCAGACCCGTGGCCGTCCGAGCGTGGTGCTGGCCAAGACCATGAAGGGCTATGGCATGGGCGCGGTGGCCCAGGGCCGCATGACCACGCACCAGCAGAAGAAGCTCGACCGCGATGCGCTGCTGGCCTTTCGCGATCGTTTCCAGCTGCCGCTGTCCGATGCGCAGGTGGCCGCCGCGGCCTTCCACAAGCCGGACGACGACAGCCCCGAGATGCGCTACCTGCAGGCCCGCCGCGCGGCGCTGGGTGGCTACCTGCCGCAGCGCCGGCCCACGGCCCCCAGCCTGCCCGTGCCCACGGTGGAGCACAGCGCGGCCTTTGCGCTGCAGGCCGAGGGCAAGGCCATGAGCACCACCATGGCCTTTGTGCGGCAGTTGGGCAACCTGCTGAAAGACCCGGTGCTGGGCCCGCGCATCGTGCCCATCGTGGCAGATGAGGCACGCACCTTTGGCATGGCCAACCTGTTTCGCCAGGTCGGCATCTATGCGCCCTTTGGCCAGCTCTACCAGCCGGAAGACGCAGCCTCGATGCTGTCCTATCGCGAGGTAAAAGACGGCCAGATCCTGGAAGAAGGCATTACCGAGGCCGGCGCGCTGTCCTCGTGGACGGCGGCGGCCACCAGCTATTCCACCCACGGCCTGGCCATGCTGCCCTTCTACATCTACTACAGCATGTTCGGCTTCCAGCGGGTGGGCGACCTGATCTGGGCCGCGGCCGACCAGCGCGCACGCGGCTTTTTGATTGGCGCCACCTCGGGCCGCACCACGCTCGGCGGCGAAGGCCTGCAGCACCAGGACGGCAGCAGCCACCTGTCGGCCTCCACCATCGCCAACTGCCGCGCCTACGACCCGGCATTTGCCGGCGAGCTGGCGGTGATCGTCGACCACGGCGCGCGTCGCATGCTGACGGAGCAGGCCGACGAGTTCTACTACATCACCGTCACCAACGAGAACGTAGAGAACCCCAGCCTGCCGGCATCGGCCCACGCCGACGTGATCCGCGGCATGCACCTGCTGCGCCCTGGCCCGGCGCGGCCACGGCGGGTGCAGTTGCTGGGCAGCGGCGCCATCATGGGCGAGGTGCTGAAGGCCGCCGCGCAGCTGGAGGCCGAGCACGGCATTGCCGCCGACGTCTGGAGCGTCACCAGCTACATCGAGCTGGCACGCGAAGGCATCGAACAAGAGCGCGCCTGGCGCCAGGGCACGCGGGCCACGGTGGGCAGCTGGTTCGAGCAACAACTGGGGCCCACCGCCGGCCCGATCATCGCGGCCACCGACTATGTGCGGGCCTTGCCGGAGATGGTGCGCGCCTTCATCCCCGCCGGCCGCCGCTACCTCACACTGGGCACCGACGGCTTTGGCCGCAGCGATTCGCGCGCAGCCCTGCGCGCCTACTTCGAGGTCGACGCCGCCGCCATCGTGCAGGCCAGCCTGCGTGCCGAGCAGGAGCTGTCGTCTGCTCGGAGTGCTACCGAGCGGCGGGAGCTGGCGGAGGTGATGTCGTTGGCATCCATTTAG
- a CDS encoding 1-aminocyclopropane-1-carboxylate deaminase, giving the protein MNLQKFPRYPLTFGPTPIQPLKRLSAHLGGKVDLYAKREDCNSGLAFGGNKTRKLEYLIPEALEGGYDTLVSIGGIQSNQTRQVAAVAAHLGLKCVLVQENWVNYSDAVYDRVGNIELSRIMGADVRLDAAGFDIGIRESWEQAMHDVKAAGGKPFPIPAGCSEHPRGGLGFVSFAEEVRQQEAELGFKFDYIVTCAVTGSTQAGMVVGFAADGRADRVIGIDASAKPEKTFDQILRIAKGTAELVELGRDITDKDVVLDTRFGGPEYGLPSDGTLEAIRLCARMEGMLTDPVYEGKSMHGMIEKVRLGEFPAGSKVLYAHLGGAPALSAYSFIFRNG; this is encoded by the coding sequence ATGAATCTGCAGAAGTTCCCGCGCTACCCGCTGACCTTCGGCCCTACACCCATCCAGCCGCTGAAGCGGCTCAGCGCCCACCTGGGGGGCAAGGTCGATCTCTACGCCAAGCGTGAGGACTGCAACAGTGGCCTGGCCTTCGGTGGCAACAAGACACGCAAGCTCGAATACCTCATCCCCGAAGCACTGGAAGGCGGCTACGACACGCTGGTGTCCATCGGCGGCATCCAGTCCAACCAAACACGCCAGGTCGCGGCCGTGGCGGCGCACCTGGGCCTGAAGTGCGTGCTGGTGCAAGAGAACTGGGTGAACTACTCCGACGCGGTGTATGACCGTGTCGGCAACATCGAGCTGTCGCGCATCATGGGCGCCGACGTGCGCCTGGATGCGGCCGGTTTTGACATCGGCATCCGCGAAAGCTGGGAGCAGGCCATGCACGACGTGAAGGCCGCCGGCGGCAAGCCCTTCCCCATTCCTGCAGGCTGCTCCGAGCACCCGCGCGGCGGCCTGGGCTTTGTCTCTTTTGCCGAAGAGGTGCGCCAGCAAGAAGCCGAGCTGGGCTTCAAGTTCGACTACATCGTGACCTGCGCCGTCACCGGCAGCACGCAGGCCGGCATGGTGGTGGGCTTTGCCGCCGACGGCCGGGCCGACCGCGTGATTGGCATCGACGCCTCGGCCAAGCCAGAGAAGACCTTCGACCAGATCCTGCGCATCGCCAAAGGCACGGCCGAACTGGTCGAGCTGGGCCGCGACATCACCGACAAGGATGTGGTGCTGGACACGCGCTTTGGCGGCCCCGAGTACGGCCTGCCCAGCGACGGCACGCTGGAGGCGATCCGCCTGTGTGCGCGCATGGAAGGCATGCTGACCGACCCGGTCTACGAGGGCAAGTCCATGCACGGAATGATCGAGAAGGTGCGCCTGGGCGAATTCCCCGCGGGCTCCAAGGTGCTGTATGCGCACCTGGGCGGCGCACCAGCGCTCAGCGCCTACAGCTTCATCTTCCGCAACGGCTGA
- a CDS encoding Yip1 family protein has translation MNLVQRVQDILLKPKQTWPVIEAEPADAGSLYKGYLMPLALIPALASFIGLSLIGVGAFGVHVRIPIVSGLVSLLLGYVLTLVMTFVLALIVDALAPTFGGTRNRVAALKLVVYASTAALVGGIFSLLPMLSVLGLLAALYSLYLLYTGLPVLMKCPQDKAVGYTAVVAICGIVAAVVIGSLSALFTPSHAVLGAAGSVSLNTPGGQVSIDTSKMQEAARRMEDAGKRLEQAQASGDSAAVSKATGDMMAALTGGGGTVIPSDQLRALLPETAGGLPRESIEAQSGGAMGLGGSTARATYRNGDQRIELAVTDAGAAGALATAWSQITLDRETADGVEKVYKDGKRTVREDYRKDKSHGEYLLILDNGLLVEGKGDNLDIDAVRSAVKSLDLGRAEGLKRPQKS, from the coding sequence ATGAATCTGGTTCAGCGCGTCCAGGACATCCTGCTCAAGCCCAAACAGACCTGGCCGGTGATAGAGGCCGAGCCGGCAGACGCGGGCTCGCTCTACAAGGGCTACCTCATGCCGTTGGCGCTGATCCCGGCGCTGGCCAGCTTCATCGGTCTGTCGCTGATCGGTGTGGGCGCCTTCGGTGTGCATGTGCGCATTCCCATCGTCTCCGGCCTGGTGTCGCTGCTGCTGGGCTATGTGCTGACCTTGGTGATGACGTTCGTGCTGGCGCTGATCGTCGATGCGCTGGCGCCCACCTTTGGCGGCACGCGCAATCGCGTCGCTGCGCTCAAGCTGGTGGTCTATGCCAGCACTGCGGCGCTGGTGGGCGGCATCTTCAGCCTGCTGCCCATGCTGTCGGTGCTGGGCCTGCTGGCGGCGCTGTATTCGCTCTACCTGCTCTACACCGGCCTGCCGGTGCTCATGAAATGCCCGCAGGATAAGGCGGTGGGCTATACCGCCGTGGTGGCCATCTGCGGCATCGTCGCGGCCGTGGTGATCGGCAGCCTGTCGGCGTTGTTCACGCCCTCGCATGCGGTGCTGGGTGCAGCGGGCAGCGTGAGCCTGAACACGCCGGGCGGCCAGGTCTCGATCGACACCTCCAAGATGCAAGAGGCCGCGCGCCGCATGGAAGACGCCGGCAAACGCCTGGAACAGGCCCAGGCCTCGGGCGACAGCGCTGCGGTGAGCAAGGCCACCGGCGACATGATGGCGGCGCTGACCGGTGGCGGTGGCACGGTGATCCCGTCCGACCAATTGCGTGCGCTGCTGCCGGAGACGGCGGGCGGCCTGCCGCGCGAATCGATCGAGGCGCAAAGCGGCGGCGCCATGGGCCTGGGCGGCAGCACCGCGCGCGCCACCTACCGCAATGGCGACCAACGCATCGAACTGGCCGTGACCGATGCCGGCGCTGCCGGCGCGCTGGCCACCGCGTGGTCGCAGATCACGCTGGACCGCGAAACCGCCGACGGCGTGGAGAAGGTCTACAAGGACGGCAAGCGCACCGTGCGCGAGGACTACCGCAAGGACAAGAGCCACGGCGAGTACCTGCTGATCCTGGACAACGGCCTGCTGGTCGAAGGCAAGGGTGACAACCTCGACATCGACGCCGTGCGCAGTGCCGTCAAGTCGCTGGACCTTGGCCGCGCCGAGGGCCTCAAGCGCCCGCAGAAATCCTGA
- a CDS encoding histidine phosphatase family protein → MPTDLILVRHGETDANRELRFQGQVDRPLNATGHLQAQRLAERVAGAPPDLLWSSDLARARETATPVATQTGLVLATDAGLREQNFGAVDGMRVADIQRDFPEEWQRWTLFRADNAMPGGESTRDFHARVIGALRRVAAAHAGRTVLVVTHGGVLDMVYRTARALSLDGPRTVPIPNAGISRVRVEGEALQILAWADTDHLVGLPAQPVYDQARLARDIPKPA, encoded by the coding sequence ATGCCCACTGATCTGATCCTGGTCCGCCACGGTGAAACCGATGCCAATCGCGAGCTGCGCTTCCAGGGCCAGGTCGACCGCCCGCTCAACGCCACCGGCCATTTGCAGGCGCAGCGGCTGGCCGAGCGCGTGGCGGGCGCGCCGCCCGATCTGCTCTGGTCCAGCGACCTGGCCCGCGCGCGCGAAACCGCCACGCCGGTGGCTACGCAGACCGGTCTGGTGCTGGCAACGGATGCCGGCCTACGCGAGCAGAACTTTGGCGCCGTCGATGGCATGCGCGTGGCCGATATCCAGCGCGATTTTCCCGAGGAATGGCAGCGTTGGACGCTGTTTCGCGCCGACAACGCCATGCCGGGCGGCGAGTCCACGCGCGACTTTCATGCGCGTGTGATCGGCGCCCTGCGCCGCGTGGCCGCCGCGCATGCGGGCCGCACCGTGCTGGTGGTGACGCATGGTGGCGTGTTGGACATGGTTTACCGCACCGCGCGTGCATTGAGCCTGGACGGCCCGCGCACGGTACCCATTCCCAATGCCGGCATCAGCCGTGTGCGCGTGGAGGGCGAGGCGCTGCAGATCCTGGCCTGGGCCGACACCGACCACCTGGTCGGCCTGCCGGCGCAGCCGGTTTATGACCAGGCCCGGCTGGCGCGGGATATTCCCAAGCCGGCATAG
- a CDS encoding tetratricopeptide repeat protein, producing MTRPTDSLGNPVTLDDPASVTALNHFVEGFVSCEARAVDVLAAAADLSPIVQACCAALHMFAESREAAHNARPFIEQAQTGQARATPRERRFVAAVAAWVEGDLPRAIALHEEQAHEFPRDLVSVKLGQYHAFNRGDAPAMLRLALAALPAAADVPYVHGMAAFGWEQCHLMRQAEDAARHAIDLCRKEPWAHHALAHVMLTEGRLHEGLGFLREVSDSWTGLNSFMLTHNWWHLALFLLELERYDEALQVYDTQVWGVAPDYSQDQVGAVSLLARFECCGVDVGARWQDVAACMAGRTQDQVLPFLDLQYLYGLARADRPEAGQLLAHIQAHAAKVPEADRGAWQRAGLPTAQGLYAHAQGDYAGAVYHLAPALPVLQDIGGSHAQRDLFAQIYLDALIKSGRLAEAQQLLQPQVNAQPESLRLARQVAAVYAGLGISRASRAWS from the coding sequence ATGACCCGCCCCACCGACAGCCTTGGCAACCCCGTAACGCTGGACGACCCCGCCAGCGTTACGGCGCTCAACCACTTCGTCGAAGGTTTTGTGTCTTGCGAAGCGCGTGCCGTCGATGTGCTGGCGGCCGCAGCTGACCTGAGCCCCATCGTGCAGGCCTGCTGCGCCGCGCTGCATATGTTTGCCGAGTCACGCGAGGCCGCGCACAACGCCCGCCCCTTCATTGAGCAAGCGCAGACCGGCCAGGCGCGTGCCACGCCGCGCGAGCGCCGCTTTGTTGCAGCGGTGGCGGCCTGGGTGGAGGGTGATCTGCCGCGTGCCATTGCGCTACACGAAGAGCAGGCGCATGAGTTCCCGCGCGACCTGGTGTCGGTCAAGCTGGGCCAGTACCACGCCTTCAACCGCGGCGACGCGCCGGCCATGCTGCGCCTGGCACTGGCCGCGCTGCCGGCCGCGGCCGATGTGCCCTATGTGCACGGCATGGCCGCCTTTGGCTGGGAGCAGTGCCACCTGATGCGCCAGGCCGAAGACGCCGCACGCCACGCCATCGACCTGTGCCGCAAGGAGCCCTGGGCCCACCACGCGCTGGCCCATGTGATGCTGACTGAAGGCCGCCTGCACGAGGGCCTGGGCTTTCTGCGCGAGGTGAGCGACAGTTGGACCGGCCTCAACTCCTTCATGCTCACCCACAACTGGTGGCACCTGGCGCTGTTCCTGCTGGAGCTGGAGCGCTACGACGAGGCCTTGCAGGTCTACGACACGCAGGTGTGGGGCGTGGCGCCCGACTACTCGCAGGACCAGGTCGGCGCGGTATCGCTGCTGGCGCGTTTTGAGTGCTGCGGCGTGGACGTGGGCGCGCGCTGGCAGGACGTGGCCGCGTGCATGGCCGGGCGCACGCAAGACCAAGTGCTGCCTTTTCTAGACCTGCAGTACCTCTACGGCCTGGCCCGTGCCGACCGGCCCGAGGCCGGGCAACTGCTGGCCCATATCCAGGCCCACGCCGCCAAGGTGCCCGAGGCCGACCGTGGCGCCTGGCAGCGCGCCGGACTGCCCACCGCGCAAGGCCTGTACGCCCACGCGCAGGGCGACTATGCAGGCGCCGTCTACCACTTGGCGCCAGCGCTGCCGGTGCTGCAGGACATAGGCGGCAGCCATGCGCAGCGCGACCTGTTCGCGCAGATCTACCTGGATGCCCTCATCAAGAGCGGCCGGCTGGCCGAGGCGCAGCAACTGCTGCAGCCGCAAGTCAATGCCCAGCCCGAGTCGCTACGGCTGGCGCGCCAGGTGGCCGCTGTCTATGCCGGCTTGGGAATATCCCGCGCCAGCCGGGCCTGGTCATAA
- a CDS encoding DUF429 domain-containing protein: protein MSAEPLLFGCDFSSSPGRRKPIVLAFGRLAGARVQLVGLQSFETLADFGAWLATPGQPWLGGFDLPFGLPRELVQTLGWPTDWAACMDHYAGLSRAAIRDHFAAFCAARPVGAKFAHRVTDGPAGASPSMKWVNPPVAYMLQAGVPLLRASGAYLAGVMPHQAQAEKIALEAYPGLLAREVLARRSYKSDTRAKQTTDRLIARKDLLAALECGVGPAGPLRLGLRLKLSPAQHDRLVADGSGDALDAVLCLLQAAWALRRQGEGAACYGLPDGTDPLEGWIVSA, encoded by the coding sequence GTGAGCGCAGAGCCGCTGCTGTTCGGCTGCGATTTCTCCTCGAGCCCCGGCCGGCGCAAGCCCATAGTGCTGGCGTTCGGGCGGCTGGCGGGCGCACGGGTACAGCTTGTGGGCTTGCAGTCGTTCGAAACCCTGGCCGACTTTGGTGCCTGGCTGGCCACGCCGGGCCAACCCTGGTTGGGCGGCTTTGACCTGCCCTTTGGCTTGCCACGCGAGCTGGTGCAGACGCTGGGTTGGCCGACCGACTGGGCGGCATGCATGGACCACTACGCAGGTCTATCGCGCGCCGCCATACGCGATCACTTCGCCGCCTTCTGCGCGGCACGGCCCGTCGGCGCCAAGTTTGCGCACCGGGTGACAGACGGGCCGGCCGGCGCCAGCCCGTCGATGAAATGGGTGAACCCGCCGGTCGCCTACATGCTGCAAGCCGGTGTGCCGCTGCTGCGCGCCTCGGGTGCCTACTTGGCAGGCGTGATGCCGCACCAGGCCCAGGCCGAGAAGATTGCGCTGGAGGCTTACCCCGGTCTGCTGGCGCGCGAGGTGCTCGCGCGGCGCAGCTACAAGAGCGACACGCGCGCCAAGCAGACGACCGATCGCCTGATTGCGCGCAAAGACCTGCTGGCCGCGCTGGAGTGTGGCGTCGGCCCGGCCGGGCCGCTGCGCCTGGGGCTGCGGCTCAAGCTGAGCCCGGCGCAGCACGACCGGCTGGTGGCCGACGGCAGCGGCGACGCACTGGACGCTGTGCTGTGCCTGCTGCAGGCGGCTTGGGCCTTGCGCCGGCAGGGCGAGGGCGCCGCCTGCTACGGGCTGCCGGACGGGACTGATCCTCTGGAAGGCTGGATCGTCAGTGCCTGA
- a CDS encoding EamA family transporter, with protein sequence MSLTAFALVILAGLIHASWNIAAKKAGGDSRFAFFTSVVMMLFWAPVGWWVGRGVVGQWGWTEWAFVTISGVLHVLYYVTLLRGYRRADLTVVYPMARGSGPLLSSTVAIVLLGEHLSALGAVGIVGVAVGVFLIAGGPALLRAAHDPARRERVHKGLIYGLATGAFIASYTVVDGYAVKVLLLSPILVDYLGNFVRVAVLAPVVLRDRSTALVLWRRQWKYALVVGVISPVSYVLVLYAMQTAPLSHVAPAREVSMLFAALIGGHLLGEGDRVLRLFGALCIAAGVTALALG encoded by the coding sequence GTGTCGCTAACCGCTTTTGCGCTCGTCATTCTGGCGGGCCTGATCCATGCCAGCTGGAACATCGCCGCCAAGAAGGCGGGCGGTGATTCGCGCTTTGCCTTCTTCACCAGCGTGGTGATGATGCTGTTCTGGGCACCCGTCGGCTGGTGGGTTGGGCGCGGCGTGGTGGGGCAGTGGGGCTGGACTGAATGGGCTTTTGTCACGATTAGCGGCGTGTTGCATGTGCTGTATTACGTGACCCTGCTGCGCGGCTACCGGCGTGCCGACCTGACCGTGGTCTACCCGATGGCGCGCGGCTCGGGGCCGCTGTTGTCCTCTACCGTGGCCATCGTGCTGTTGGGTGAGCATCTGTCGGCGTTGGGGGCCGTAGGCATTGTCGGCGTGGCAGTTGGCGTGTTCTTGATCGCGGGTGGCCCGGCGCTGCTGCGCGCGGCGCATGACCCGGCGCGCCGCGAGCGCGTGCACAAGGGCTTGATCTATGGCCTGGCCACCGGCGCCTTCATCGCCAGCTACACCGTGGTCGATGGCTATGCGGTCAAGGTGCTGCTGCTGTCGCCGATCCTGGTGGACTACCTGGGTAACTTCGTGCGGGTGGCGGTGCTGGCCCCCGTCGTGCTGCGGGACCGGTCGACCGCACTCGTGCTGTGGCGGCGCCAGTGGAAGTACGCCCTGGTAGTGGGCGTCATCAGCCCGGTGTCCTATGTGCTGGTGTTGTACGCCATGCAGACGGCGCCGCTGTCGCACGTGGCGCCTGCGCGCGAGGTGTCGATGCTGTTTGCCGCGCTGATCGGCGGGCATTTGCTGGGCGAGGGCGACAGGGTGCTGCGGCTGTTTGGCGCGCTGTGCATCGCCGCTGGCGTCACCGCACTGGCTTTAGGCTGA